In Nostoc edaphicum CCNP1411, the sequence GTTTATTGGAGGTTAAAAACGAAATAGCAAAGTTTGATTTAGCACTATTTCTGACAGAAACAGATCAAGGTATCGTCGGAAACTGGCAATACAATGCTGACCTTTTTGAAACCAGCATTATCACTCGCATGACAGATCACTTCAAGAGGTTACTCAATAGTATTATCTCCGAACCTGATGCCCGAATCAACAGTCTAGAAATGCTGACTGAAGCTGAAAACAAGCAACAAACTATGCAAAAAAAAGAGCGGAAAGCTTTCAATCGAGAAAAATTTATTAGTATTGCTCCCAAGGCTGTCACCCTATCACCAGAAAAATTAATTAAGACATCCTATCTGCAAACTGGGCAAACATTTCCTCTAGTAATTCAGCCTGATACTGACGAGATTGATTTGGGAGATTGGGCTAAAACAAACCGGAGGTTTATAGAGACAGAATTGTTAAAACACGGAGCTATTCTATTTAGAAATTTCCATGTAAATTCCGTTTCGGTATTTGAAAGCGTTGCTCAAGGGATTTGTCCAGAATTATTTAGTGAATATGGCGATTTACCCCGTGCTGTAGAAGGGAGCAAAGTTTATGGCTCTACTCCTTATCCAGCCGATAAAGCTATCCTCTTCCATAATGAAAGCTCTCACTTACATTGCTGGCCTTTAAAAATTTGGTTCTTCTGTGTACAACCAGCACAACAAGGTGGAGAAACGCCAATTATTGACTGTCGCAAAGCTTATCAAATACTCAATCCCCAGTTGCGAGAAAAATTAGCTGAAAAACAATTAATGTACGTCCGCAACTACACCGATGATTTAGATGTAAGCTGGCAAGACTTTTTTCATACTAATGATAAATCTGTAGTAGAAAATTACTGTCGGCAGGCTAGAGTTACTTGTGAATGGTATGATAATAATAGTTTAATAACTCGTCAAATTCGTCCGGCGATCGCAGTACATCCAAAGACAAGTGACAGAGTATTTTTCAATCAAATCCAGTTACATCACATCGCCTATTTAGATGTAGGAGTTCGAGAATCTTTGTTGTCTTTATTTGGAGAACAAAGGCTACCACGTAATGTTTATTATGGTGATGGAACTTCTATAGAAGACTCAGTTATTGCAGAAATTAATGAAGTTTATCATCAGGCAGAAACTAGCTTTCCTTGGCAGCAAGGAGATATTTTGATGCTAGATAATATGCTGGCTGCACACGGACGCTATCCTTATGTAGGGCAACGCAAGATTGTAGTGGCGATGGGGGAAATGATTTGTAGTTGAAAATGTTGAACATATTATAAATAAAGTCTATGTATACTAAAACTGTCAGCGGATTTCAGCTTTCTCCTTTACAAAAGCGTCTTTGGTTATTACAGCAATATAATTCAACTTATTGTACTCAATGTGCTATTTTTCTTGAAGGCAATCTTAAACCAGAGGTTTTAAAAGCCGCTTTCCAACAAGTCATCAATCGACATGGAATTCTTCGGACAAGCTTTCGTCGCTTGTCAGGTATCAAAGTTCCAGTCATGGTTATAGCAGAGAGTAGTGTTCTGGTATGGCACGAAATCAATCTGAGTGATTGTGAACCACAGGAACAAGAAGCTAAATTTGAAGCTACTTTTAAACAACAGAGACACCAAAATTTCGACTTTGAGCAAGATCCCCTCTTGTCTGCATCTCTACTAACGCTGTCACTAGATAAATATATTTTAATAATCAGTTTACCTTCCCTTTGTGCTGATACCTGGACACTCAAAAACTTAGTAGCTGAAATCAGCTATTCATACTCTGCTTGCTTAGAAAGTGAAATAGTATCAGAAGAAGTTGTACAATACCTCCAATTCTCAGAATGGCAAAATCAATTGCTCGAAGATGAGAATGCGGAAATAGCTCATAAATATTGGCAAGAGCAAAAGTTGCCTTCCCAAACTATATTAAGACTGCCTTTTGAAAGCCACCCTGCAAAACAAACAGAATTCCAGCTTGACTGTTTTCGATTGACGATCGCACCTGATGTCACAGCAAAGGTTGCAACACTAGCTAGAAAGCATAATACTTCAACGGCTGTAGTTCTACTAGCCTGTTGGCAAACCCTAATTTGGCGACTCACTGGAGAGTCAGAAATGATCATTGGTATGGCTGGCGATCGCAGGGAGTATGAAGAACTCCATGAAGTACTAGGACTGATTGCCACCTGGATTCCCATTAAAAGTCAACTCACACCAGACTTATGCTTCCAAGAACTCTTAAAACTTAACGAAAACACCCTAAATAATAATACAGAATGGCAAGATTATTACACTCCTGAATCTGTAGGGAATGACAACGATTTGGTATTTCCCATTGGTTTTGAGTTTGAGCAACTACCCGAAAAACATTTTGCTAATGGTGTGTCATTTTCGCTGGAAAAATACTATAGCTGTATTGAGCCATTTAAAGTTAAACTCACTTGTACTCAGCATGGTGAAACTTTAAATGCAGAATTTTACTATGATGTCAATTATTTCTCACCTGATAGTATTCAACGTTTAGCTGGACATTTTCAAACTTTATTAAATCATGCTACGAACAATCCAGATAAAAAAATTAGTCAATTAGATATAATCAGTAAAAGCGATCGCCAACAATTACTAGTTGAGTTTAATCAAACGCAGATTGATTATCCAAAAGACAAATGTATACACCAGCTTTTTGAAGAACAAGTAGAAAAAACACCTAACAATATTGCTGTTGTATTTGAAGATCAGCAACTAACATACACAGAGCTTAACCGCAAAGCTAATCAACTAGCTCGTTACTTACAAACATTGGGAGTCAAGCCGGAAGTTATAGTTGGGCTGTGTGTAGAGCGATCGCTCGAAATGATTATCGGACTTTTGGGCATCCTCAAGGCTGGTGGAGCATACTTACCACTAGACCCAACATTACCAAAGGAAAGTCTTGATTTCCGGTTGCAGGATGCTCAAGCGTCATTGGTGATTAATTTAGACACTGATTGGAACATCATTGCTCAGTACGACGATGATAATCCCAACAGTGAGGTAACTACTGAGAATTTAGTCTATGTAGTGTTTACCTCTGGTTCCACTGGCAGACCAAAGGGAGTAGCCATTGAACACCAGCAACTAGTTAATTACCTCAATAGCATCACAGAAAGATTAAATCTACCCACAGCAGCTAACTTCGCTAGTGTTTCTACCTTAGCCGCAGACTTGGGTAACACCGTTATCTTTCCTTCTCTTTGTACAGGTGGCACTCTGCATATCATATCCTCCCAGCGAGTTGCTGACTCAGCAGCCTTAGCTGAATACAACCGCCAACATTCCATCGACTGCCTGAAAATTGTCCCCTCCCACCTTGCCAGTCTCCTAGCATCCGCTCCATCCCAGTCCATTCTGCCTCGCCAAAGACTGATCCTGGGAGGTGAAGTTGCAAC encodes:
- a CDS encoding non-ribosomal peptide synthetase — protein: MYTKTVSGFQLSPLQKRLWLLQQYNSTYCTQCAIFLEGNLKPEVLKAAFQQVINRHGILRTSFRRLSGIKVPVMVIAESSVLVWHEINLSDCEPQEQEAKFEATFKQQRHQNFDFEQDPLLSASLLTLSLDKYILIISLPSLCADTWTLKNLVAEISYSYSACLESEIVSEEVVQYLQFSEWQNQLLEDENAEIAHKYWQEQKLPSQTILRLPFESHPAKQTEFQLDCFRLTIAPDVTAKVATLARKHNTSTAVVLLACWQTLIWRLTGESEMIIGMAGDRREYEELHEVLGLIATWIPIKSQLTPDLCFQELLKLNENTLNNNTEWQDYYTPESVGNDNDLVFPIGFEFEQLPEKHFANGVSFSLEKYYSCIEPFKVKLTCTQHGETLNAEFYYDVNYFSPDSIQRLAGHFQTLLNHATNNPDKKISQLDIISKSDRQQLLVEFNQTQIDYPKDKCIHQLFEEQVEKTPNNIAVVFEDQQLTYTELNRKANQLARYLQTLGVKPEVIVGLCVERSLEMIIGLLGILKAGGAYLPLDPTLPKESLDFRLQDAQASLVINLDTDWNIIAQYDDDNPNSEVTTENLVYVVFTSGSTGRPKGVAIEHQQLVNYLNSITERLNLPTAANFASVSTLAADLGNTVIFPSLCTGGTLHIISSQRVADSAALAEYNRQHSIDCLKIVPSHLASLLASAPSQSILPRQRLILGGEVATWDLIEQIQQQAPDCLIFNHYGPTEATVGVTTFAVQNNQASHNSKTVPLGRPLGNIQIYLLDQQLQPVPIGVPGELYIGGASLVRGYLNRPELTAERFITNTFGNSKCDRLYKTGDLARYLPDGNIEFIGRLDNQVKIRGFRIELSEIETVLCQHPEVQQAVVLLREDKRLIAYIVPKQKQTPSVSNMHRFLREKLPEYMMPSAFVILKALPLMPNGKVNRSALPEPDGYRPELEATYQPPQTEIEEAIAIIWQEALNVQKVGINDNFFELGGHSLLIVQIHSKLRQLFNQDLSITDLFEHPTISSLVKFLSPEKSEESSLEESHNRAKSRMNERQLRTQFRQKL